The Flavobacterium sp. 1 genome contains the following window.
CAGATGAAGCTGAATGCCACCTGCGACACGGATTAATGACGATTCGGGACGAAACTTTGAAAGCCATGCAAGGCATCACAATAGCCTCATTAGTAAAAAAATAAAAAAATATTTTTAAAATTACACTAAATTGATAGAATTTATATATTTTTGCGTCAAGTTTAACATGTGACTAAATCAAAATTTAATAAAATGCGAACGAATCAATCCAAAAACAAAGCTGTCAGGAAAAGCGGCAAAACACTAAATTTTCAAACTTTAGAAAATAACAGTATCAAAATGTGTTGTATGTGCATGTGCTAGATTATAAAAAAAATTTAATTTAAATTCTACCAATTACATATAACATACATAATAATGAGAACTATATTCATAAAATCAATTTCAAGTTTACTGTTATTTTTCGTTTTTTCAGCTTCATGGGCTCAAAGCCAAATAACAGGAATCGTTACTGACAATCAAAAAAATCCATTGCCAGGTACTAATATCATCATAAAAGGCACTAAGCACAACGCTATTTCAGATGCTAATGGAAAATTTAGCATTGACACTCACGAGAAACTTCCTTTTACCCTATTAATACAATACGTAGGCTATACTACAACAGAAATAAAAATCAACCAGCCAACGGATGCACCCTTAGAAATAAGTTTAATTCCTGAGAATGAAAATGTTTTAATTGAAGTAGTTGTTTCTTCCAGACGCCGTATAGAAAAAGCACAAGATATTCCTATCGCAGTATCTGTAGTTACTGGTAAACAAGCTGAACAAACAGGAGCTTTCAATGTGAACCGCATAAAAGAATTGGTACCATCTGTACAGCTTTATTCTTCAAACCCAAGAAATACAGGGATTAACATTCGAGGTCTTGGATCACCATTCGGTCTAACCAATGACGGTATCGATCCAGGTGTTGGTTTTTATGTTGACGGTGTATATTATGCCCGTCCTGCAGCAACCACTCTAGATTTTATCGATGTAGAAAGAATTGAAGTATTACGCGGACCTCAAGGAACTTTGTTTGGTAAAAACACAACTTCAGGTGCTTTTAACATAACTTCCCGCAAACCAAGCTTCACCTCTGGTGCAGACTTCGAAGTGAGTTACGGTAACTATGCATATCTTCAGGCTAAGGCTTCTGTTACTGGAGCTTTAAGTAAAAAAGTTGCTGGTAGATTGTCATTATCGGGTACTCAACGTGATGGTATTATCGATAATACTAGAACAGGAAAGCCAACAAACACTCTAAACAATCAAGGTATTAGAGGTCAATTGCTTTTTACTCCAACAGAAAACACAAACATTACGCTAGCAGGAGATATCACAACACAGCATAATGATGGATATGCACAAGTAGTTGCTGGTGTTGCTCCAACAAATAGAGTTCCACAACGTCAATTTAACGCAATTATTGCTGATTTAAACTACCAACTTCCAAGCTTAAATGCTTTCGATCGTAAAATTGACCATGACACCCCATGGCGTTCGGGACAGGATTTGGGCGGAGGATCACTTAATGTGGACACGAAAATTGGAAAAGGAACATTAACCTCAACAACTGCATGGAGATTCTGGACTTGGGATCCGTCAAATGACAGAGATTTTACAGGATTGCAGGTACTTGCTAAATCGCAAAATCCTTCCAGACAAACTCAATTTACCCAAGAGGTACGTTACGCAGGTCAGATTACATCTAAAATAAGCGGTGTTGCTGGAGTGTTTTATATTGATCAGACATCAAAAACAAAAGGCACAGAGGAATCCGGTAACGCACAATGGAGATTTTCCCAAGACTCATTTACTCCAGCAAATACTGCATTATGGAAAACCCCAGGTCTTTTTGAAGGATATGGAATAAAAACCAATGCTCAAATACATTCAACTAGTGCGGCGGTATTCGGTCAATTAGACTGGGCTGTAACAGATAAACTGCATGTATTACCAGGTTTAAGATACAACTACGACAAGAAAGATGCAGATTATGACCGTAAAACATACGGAGGTCTTCAAACTACTGATCCTGCATTAATAGCGTTGAAAAAGAAAGTTTATACAGATCAAAACTTCTCATCAAATAATGATGATACTGACTTCTCTGGAAATATAACTGTATCATACAAAGCATCAGATAAAATCAATGCTTATGGAACTTTTGCAAAAAGCTACAAACCTATTGGAGTGAATGTTGCAGGACTTCCTACTCCGCCTGCGGGACAAACTTTAGGTGATCTTGCAACAGTTAAGCCAGAAGATGTTACTCATTATGAATTTGGGGTAAAAACTTCTCCAATTGCAAATTCTATTTTGAACTTAACATACTTTAATACAGATATTAAAGATTTCCAAACCAATGTTCAGGCTGCTGAATTGGGCGTTAACCGAGGTTATCTTGCTAATGCTGATGAAGTGCGTGTACAAGGTGTGGAACTAGATGCCAGTTTTATTCTTAACAAACATTTCAACTTCTACGGAGCCGCAACTTATAGCGACGGTAAGCATGTTAAATTTACAAATGCTCCTCTTCCTCTTGAAGAAACTGGATCTGCAGTATCATTTAAAGATGTATCAGGTTCTGATTTACCCGGAGTTTCAAAATGGGCCGGAAGTTTAGGCGGTGAATATACAAAAGACGCAAAATTCTTTGCTAATATAGGTAAATTCTTTATAGCTCTAGATGGTTATGCTCGCTCAGAATTCTCATCAAGCCCATCAGCTTCTACTTATTTAGTAGTTCCTGGCTATGCAATTTTTAATGGCCGTTTAGGATTCCGCGCTTCCGAAGGATTATCTGTTCATTTTTGGGGACGTAACCTTTTAGACAAAGATTATTATGAGCAATTATTGCCTGCTGGTGGAAATGCCGGACAATATGCTGGTGTAATAGGAGACCAAAGAACATACGGAATTACACTTCGTTACGCTCTTTAAATTTAAAAAAAAGAAAAAAATTAGCGCATCTTATTATATGCTAACTTTTTACTGTAAGAATAAATTCATCCCATAAAAAAGACAAAATGAAAGCATACAGAAAGACATTCGCACTCATAATTGCTTTATTAATAGCAAACATAGTTCCCAATAAAATTTCGGCTCAAGATTTATCAGGAAATATAAGCATCTCAGGAGCATTTGCCTTATACCCTATTACAGTAAAATGGGCAGAAGAATTCAAAAAAGCACATCCAAATGTAAAAATAGACATTCAAGCTGGAGGTGCCGGAAAAGGAATTACAGATGTTTTGTCCAAAGTAACCGATATTGGACTGGTATCCAGAGAGCTTAATGCTGCTGAGAACAAAAAAGGTGCTTATGCAATTGCCGTTACCAAAGATGCTGTAATTCCAACCATAAGCGCAACGAGTCCTTATAAAGCCGTTTTATATAAAAAGGGTGTAAAAAAAGAAGCGTTCAATAACATTTTCATTACTGGGAAATACAAAACATGGAATACCCTTGGTTTCAAAAGTGTGGCACCAATACATGTTTATACAAGATCCGATGCCGCTGGAGCTGCCGAAACTTGGGCCAGCTATTTTGGTAAAAAACAGGAAGATTTACAAGGAGTTGCTGTGTTTGGCGACCCAGGACTGGCTCAAGCCGTACAAAGAGATCCTTCAGGATTAGGTTTTAATAATATCGTTTACATATATGATACCAAAACCAACAAACCTACCAATGGGATAGTTCCTGTTCCAATTGATTTAAACAATAACGGAAAATTAGATGCCGATGAAAACTTTTACAATGACATTGACCAGTTGATTGCTGCTATTGTTTCTGGTAAATATCCATCGCCTCCAGCTCGAGATCTGTATTTTGTAACTTCTGGAAAACCAAAGAATGCTGCTGTAAAAGCTTTCATAAAATACATTCTTACAGATGGTCAAAAATTTGTTACGGAAGCTGGATATATTAAACTTTCGAAAGAAAAACTGACGAAAGAAATAGGGAAAGTAAAATAACATTCTTCCAAATAAAACATCCACCCTATGCAGAAACTGAGACTATGAGGAGTTACAGTTCTGCTGGGGTGGTTTATTACAATTATGAAAAACATAAGATTACTCAAAGACCGCCTGATCAGTAAAACATTCCTCGCGTTGACTATCCTGTCGATTTCGACAGTGATATTGATTGGTTTTGGATTGTTCTACAAATCATTACCCATTTTAAACAGTACTTCACTTTATAATTTATTATTTTCCTCAGAATGGAAACCTTTCAAAAAAGCCTTCGGGTTTTATCCTTTTATTGTCGGTACGCTTTGGGTAACTGCAATTGCCATTATAATTGCATTACCATTATCAATGTTAACCGCTATATATCTTTCGGAATATGCCCACATACGAGTACGAAAACTGGTTTTGCCTTTAATTGAATTATTATCCGGAATTCCGCCTGTGCTTTATGGAGTTTGGGGAGTATTGGTAATTATTCCTTTAATACAAGACCGAATAGCACCGCATTTTATTGAATTCACAACAGGTTATTCTGTACTGGCTGGAGGAATCGTTTTGGCAATCATGATTTTTCCTCTTATCATAAGCATTGTGATTGAAGTTTTTGACAATGTTCCGCAGGATTTACGGAATGCCTCTTTATCACTGGGAGCTACACAATGGCAAACAACTAAAAAGGTTGTTCTTAGAAAGTCATTTGACGGAATTGTAGCCGCTGTTGTGCTTGCCATTTCCAGAGCGTTTGGAGAAACCATTGCTGTATTGATGGTTTGCGGTAACTTGGCACAAGTACCTCATAGTTTATTCGATTCAGCTTATCCGTTACCGGCACTTATTGCTAATAATTATGGAGAGATGATGTCTATTCCTATGTATGATTCAGCATTGATGTTTGCCGCTCTGCTCCTATTCGTCATCATCTTTTTGTTCAATGCGCTGTCGAGAATTATTTTGTATCGAATCGAAAAAAGAAACACATAAACACAATCAAAATGAGAAAAACAGAAGAAAATATATTCAAAGTTTTGATGATACTGAGCACTGTTATCATCAGCAGTACACTGTTTATGATAGTGTACACCATTTTTTCAAAAGGAATTGGATCTTTGAGCTGGGATATGGTTTCCAAAATTCCCGAAGGCGGTTTCTACATTGGAAAAGGCGGCGGGATTTTGAACGCAATAGTGGGTTCAATTTACATCACTATAGGCTCTACATTATTGGGATTGCTAATCAGTCTTCCAATTGTGATTTACATAAACGTTTATGCCAAAAGAAATGCCACATTGGCTACCGTTACGAGATTAAGTTATGACATTCTGTTTGGAATTCCATCGATTGTGTATGGCGCATTTGGATTTGCCATTATGGTTTATATGGGACTAAAAACTTCGTTACTGGCAGGAATCATTACAGTAACCTTAATGATAATCCCAATACTGGTTAGAGCCATTGACGAAGTGGTTCGTGTAGTTCCCGAAGATATGTCTAATGCTGTTTTTGCGTTGGGAGGCACCCGATATGAATCTGCAAAAATCATATTGAGGCAATCCATTCCGGGAATTGTGACTGCCATACTGCTGTCTTTTGGAAGAGCTATTGGCGATGCTGCATGCGTGCTGTTTACAGCAGGCTTTACCGACAGCATCCCGACTTCATTCGACCAGCCTGCAGCTACTTTGCCTCTGTCCATATTTTTTCAATTGAGCAGTCCAATTAAAGAAGTTCAAAATAGAGCTTACGCCGCTGCAGTTATCCTTACTATTATCGTTTTAGTCATCAACATTGTGGCAAAAATAGCCAGCAAAAATCTTTCAAAAAACAAAATATGATCATTCAGCCACACATAAGTATCCAAAATTTAAATGTTCACATTGGTGAAAACCATATTCTAAAGAACATCAATCTTGACATTCCCGACAAGAAAGTGACCTCATTAATTGGTCCGTCGGGCTGCGGAAAAACAACCCTGCTTAAAACTATGAACCGATTACTAGACCGTCAAAACGATGTTCGCGTGGACGGTAAAGTTTTGGTAGATGGCGAAAACATTTACGATCCAAAAGTTGAAGTCACACATATCCGAAAAAAAATGGGTCTGCTTTCGCAAAGACCTTTCCCTTTACCAATGAATATTTATGACAATATTGCTTACGGACAACGCATTCACGGAAATAACCGCAAAAAAGAGTTGGACGAAATAGTCGAAAAATACCTTCGCGGCGTGAACCTTTGGGACGAAGTAAAAGACCGATTGAAATCGCCTGCTACCCGACTATCGATTGGGCAGCAACAACGATTGTGCTTAGCGAGAGGGCTGGCAATTGAACCGGAAATCATCTTGGGAGACGAACCTACATCGGCACTGGATCCTATTTCGACTCAAGCCATTGAGGAATTATTTATGGAATTAAAAGATAAATACACGATTGTTTTGGTTACACACATTTTGCGTCAAGCTCGAAGAGTCTCCGATTATATTGGTTTTGTTTACATGGGAGAAATCATAGAATTTGGTCCTACCGAAGAAGTGCTTTTGAACCCAAAAGAAAAACTGACGCAAGATTATGTAAAAGGCTTTTTGGTTTAGCGATAAAAAATAAATTCTATATAAGTTATAGAGTTTATGTACATTTGCCGAAAATTTAAACTGCCTTATGAAAACCATCAGAATCTTATGTCTTTTGCTAGTGTGCTTTGTTTCCAAAGCTCAAACAGAAAAAAATATAGATCATCAAAGTTTACTTTGGACACGCTATTACAACCAATTGACCTTAAACAGCAAATGGTCTATACATACTGAATTTGACAATCGGGTTTTTATAAGTCCTTCTGAGGAAAATTTATTTCTGATACGAATGCACGGACGATATAAAATCAATGAAAAAATTGACTTGGGTGCCGGAGTTTCATATTTTTCTGTAGCCACCCAAGTTCCTGAAAATACTAATGATTTTAGGACGCCGGAATACAGGATACAACAGGATATCTCTTGTAAACAGGAATTTGGAAGTTTCACCTTAAATCATCGGTTTCAGGCAGAGGAACGATTTATACACAACGCTAATAAAGAGGAGTTACTTTCGGGAACAACTTTCTATTGGAGATTCAGATACCGCCTTCAAGGGGAATATTCCTGTTGGAAAAAGGAAAAACAATACCTGAAAGCTATCGTTTATGATGAATTGATGATTAACGCAGGTGAAAAAATTGTTTATAACACTTTTGACCAAAACAGAATTTACGCCGCTTTACAATACGGTATCAATAAAAATATTGCATTAGAATTGGGCTACTTAAACAGTTTCCAGCAACGTGCGAACGGTATTGATTATTTTGACAGAGATATTATCAGGTTTACCTTTTTTCATAAAATAAAACTAAAAGAAAAACACAAAGAGCTGTCTAATTAAGCTGACCTGTTCCGTTTTTTATTAGTTTCTTTTATGAAAAAAAGCATCATTTTTTAACTAGAAACAAAATGAATATAAATACAGAAAAGGAAAATTATACATTACTTGATTTAGTAAAATATTTTCTCAAACTTGGCACAATAGGCTTTGGCGGTCCTGTAGCATTAGTTGGTTATATGCACCGCGATTTAGTTGAGAACAAAAAATGGATTAACGATTCCGATTTTAAAGAAGGATTGGCGTTGTCTCAATTAGCACCTGGTCCTTTAGCCGCACAGTTAGGAATTTATATTGGATTTGTACACTTTGGTATTTTAGGAGCCACATTATCAGGTTTAGCATTTGTACTTCCTTCCTTTTTAATGGTCATTTCGTTAGGTATTGCCTATCAGGCTTATGGTGGCCTGCCATGGATGCAAGCTATTTTTTATGGAATAAGTGCCGCCGTTATTGGCATAATTGCTTTGAGTTCCTATAAACTTACTGCCAAATCGATCAGTAAATTTGAAATTCCAGCCATAAAAAGCAATTGGTTACTTTGGATATTTTACATCTCAGCGACCATTCTTACTGCTGTAACACAACAAGAAGAATTGTTACTGTTTGTTGCTTTAGGTTTCATTTATATGATTGTAAAAGCACCGCCAGAATGGATCAAACGCCCTAAAACAGCTTCCTTCTTTTTACTTACTACGGCTAGTTTCACAACTATTGACCTTGGAAAATTAGGAGATCTTGCTTGGTTTTTTATCAAAGCCGGGGCTTTTGTTTTTGGAAGCGGTCTAGCCATTGTACCCTTTTTACATACAGGAGTTGTCAATGAACACCATTGGCTAACCGAAAATCAATTTGTAGATGCTGTAGCTGTAGCCATGATTACTCCTGGTCCTGTAGTAATTACTGTAGGTTTCATTGGTTATTTAGTAGCTGGATTTACTGGAGCAACTGTGGCTGCGCTAGGAGTTTTTCTTCCCTGCTATTTATTTACTGTTATTCCTGCTCCTTATTTCAAAAAGATTTCCCAGAACAAAAGTATCAAAGCGTTTGTGGATGGAATAACTGCAGGTGTAATTGGAGCTTTGGTCGGTGCTGTAATCGTAATTGCCTTGCGGACTATTATTGATATTCCCACAGCAATGATTGCTATAGGTACTGCTTTAGTATTAATTTATTCGAAAAAACTACAGGAACCTCATATTATTGTTATTGCAGCGGTTTTAGGAGTTTTACTCAAACTGTTATAATTCACATAAAAGCAAAACTCAAAATGTCAGAGAGTTTTAGAATATTGGATAAACGAAGGATATGCGGTGCAATCTTGAGTTACGCCACTTTTCAAAATTTAAATCCATTAAAAAACTAATACTTTTTGCATTATGCATCATACAAAAAAAACACTTTTCATGATGCCAATTTTAATTACTGTTTTTCCTATTATAACTTCACGATATACACTTCAAAGTTTACAAAACATACCATTTTTATAAAAAAAGTAATCTTAAATTAGTTTTGTCAAATTATTTAAATTTTAAGAATTCATTAATTATGAATTAACTAAATTTTGCACAAACAATATGTAACTTTATAGTAAATAGAAAGTTATGAAAAATTTCCCCGTCAAATTGGTGTGGTTTTCCACAATCTATGTCATGGTTTTTACAGCGATATATCAAGCAAATCTATTTCTGTTTCTTCCAGTCATAATGTCAATGTATCTTTTAGGTTTGGGTGCGGCTCTCTTTATGGTTTTCACCGCTTTTTATGAAGAGGAACACAAAACCCCAAAAAAAAATTAAGCGTTAAGATGAAAATCATTCTAAAAAATGTTTTTCGGAGCAATCAAACACATTTCAAAGCACATTAGACAAAGAAAAGTCCCAAACATAAGATTATGCTTGGGACTTTTTTTGCCTAAACTAGTATGATTAGAATTAGTTTTCCTCTCTATTTCCTCCATTATCTCCAGTGCCACCATTATCTCTGTTCCCCCAATTTCCTCTAGACTCTCTCATTTTTTCCATATTGGCTTTTTCGAGGTCTTTCATTTTTTTAAACTGCTCCGGAGTTAAAATTGCTTTTAATTTATCATTTGTTGCTTTTCTATCTTCTTGTCTTTTCGCTCTAAAAGCGTCTCTTTCTTCGGCAGACATCTCTCTCGGATTATTTCCCATTCGTTCTGCTCTTAAGGCTTCCTGTTTAGCATTTTGCTCTGCGAGAATCGGTTTTATTTGCTCCTGCTGTTGAGGATTTAGGGTTAATTCAGTCGTAAGTTTATCTAACTGAGCTTGGCTTCTTTGTTCTGGAGTTTGCTTTTCTCTTTTTGGCTTACCAGATTTTTCCTCTGGCTTAGTTTGCTCTTGGGCAAAAGAAGAAGCATTAATAACTAACAATACCGCTAAGATTAATTTTTTACTCACAATTTTAAAATTGCTTTTTGAGCATTCGTGAATCGGTGATTTCATATTTATTTGTTTTTAAGATTAAAACTATAGGACTATTTTGTTTTTAAAAGGTTTAATCAATAATTCCTTAAGTTTTTGCCAAAAAACTGATTTAGATACAATAAGCGATATCATAAAATTAATCCATATTATCTCTATCTCTTCTGAAACCACCGCTATTACCACCTGGAGAACGTCTTTCTCTTGGTCCGCCGAAACTTCCAATTTTATACGTTAAGGAAAACATTGCATATCTTTTTAAAACCGTATTTTCTTCATCACGAATTGTTGTTGCAGATATTGTTCTGGCTGCACTTTGGTTTTGATTTAAAACATCATAGACTTTTACTTTTAAAGTCATTTTCTTTTGAAAAAATCCATAAGACAAACTGGTATTCCATAAATAAAAATCTTTTTTGAAATCACCTGAAATATTCGAATTGTAATTATATCCAAAATCATTTCCGAAAATCCAGTTTTTAGGCCAATAATTAGTAGTTTGTATGTTTATTCTATGCACCACATTTGAGCTGGCTTTTATTGACGAATTACTGTATGTTGATTCGCTATAAGACAGACCATAAGAAGGCGTCACAGTAAGCAGCTCACCATAATCATAGGAAAGATAAACACCAGGTGAAATCCCTAATGATTTTGCACTGTATAAAACACTATTGGTGTATTTTTTATCCAAAGAATAGCTGCCATTCAGACGCAAACCATATCGTATAACATGAGCATCTCTTTTTATACTTTGTCCCCAGTTTCCTCCAACACTAGTACTATAGGTTCCAGTAACGTTTTGATAGGTAGTTGTTCTCTTTCCAGAGATCACATCATAAATAGAAGAAGCAACCACTGCACTATCAAAAAAATTCCCAGTTGCAAACAAGTTATACCCAGAACGAGTACGCACATCAAAATTTCTATAATTAATATTTACACTATTAACTTTGTTTAAATTCAATTCTGGATTTCCTACTACTGTATTCAAAGGATTTGCCAAATTCGCTACAGGCATTAATTGAGTTGCAGAAGGAAGGCTGCTTGAATAATTATATCTAAAAGTAATGAATTTTGATTTTTCAAACTTGTACCTAATTTGTGCATTGCCATAAGGCAGTACATATTGTTGATTCAAATCGGTGCCTTTATTCAGATATAATGAATGATTATCATAGTCAACAATAGAAGTTTTGGAACTCAAAGTAAAAGTAAAATTGTTTTTTTCGAAAGTAAGTCCCGCTTTTGGCGTAATCGAATTTTGTCTTGAGGTGATGTAATTCGTTTGCTGAT
Protein-coding sequences here:
- the pstA gene encoding phosphate ABC transporter permease PstA — translated: MRKTEENIFKVLMILSTVIISSTLFMIVYTIFSKGIGSLSWDMVSKIPEGGFYIGKGGGILNAIVGSIYITIGSTLLGLLISLPIVIYINVYAKRNATLATVTRLSYDILFGIPSIVYGAFGFAIMVYMGLKTSLLAGIITVTLMIIPILVRAIDEVVRVVPEDMSNAVFALGGTRYESAKIILRQSIPGIVTAILLSFGRAIGDAACVLFTAGFTDSIPTSFDQPAATLPLSIFFQLSSPIKEVQNRAYAAAVILTIIVLVINIVAKIASKNLSKNKI
- the pstC gene encoding phosphate ABC transporter permease subunit PstC; translation: MKNIRLLKDRLISKTFLALTILSISTVILIGFGLFYKSLPILNSTSLYNLLFSSEWKPFKKAFGFYPFIVGTLWVTAIAIIIALPLSMLTAIYLSEYAHIRVRKLVLPLIELLSGIPPVLYGVWGVLVIIPLIQDRIAPHFIEFTTGYSVLAGGIVLAIMIFPLIISIVIEVFDNVPQDLRNASLSLGATQWQTTKKVVLRKSFDGIVAAVVLAISRAFGETIAVLMVCGNLAQVPHSLFDSAYPLPALIANNYGEMMSIPMYDSALMFAALLLFVIIFLFNALSRIILYRIEKRNT
- a CDS encoding DUF2490 domain-containing protein, encoding MKTIRILCLLLVCFVSKAQTEKNIDHQSLLWTRYYNQLTLNSKWSIHTEFDNRVFISPSEENLFLIRMHGRYKINEKIDLGAGVSYFSVATQVPENTNDFRTPEYRIQQDISCKQEFGSFTLNHRFQAEERFIHNANKEELLSGTTFYWRFRYRLQGEYSCWKKEKQYLKAIVYDELMINAGEKIVYNTFDQNRIYAALQYGINKNIALELGYLNSFQQRANGIDYFDRDIIRFTFFHKIKLKEKHKELSN
- a CDS encoding chromate transporter, which produces MNINTEKENYTLLDLVKYFLKLGTIGFGGPVALVGYMHRDLVENKKWINDSDFKEGLALSQLAPGPLAAQLGIYIGFVHFGILGATLSGLAFVLPSFLMVISLGIAYQAYGGLPWMQAIFYGISAAVIGIIALSSYKLTAKSISKFEIPAIKSNWLLWIFYISATILTAVTQQEELLLFVALGFIYMIVKAPPEWIKRPKTASFFLLTTASFTTIDLGKLGDLAWFFIKAGAFVFGSGLAIVPFLHTGVVNEHHWLTENQFVDAVAVAMITPGPVVITVGFIGYLVAGFTGATVAALGVFLPCYLFTVIPAPYFKKISQNKSIKAFVDGITAGVIGALVGAVIVIALRTIIDIPTAMIAIGTALVLIYSKKLQEPHIIVIAAVLGVLLKLL
- a CDS encoding TonB-dependent receptor; this translates as MRTIFIKSISSLLLFFVFSASWAQSQITGIVTDNQKNPLPGTNIIIKGTKHNAISDANGKFSIDTHEKLPFTLLIQYVGYTTTEIKINQPTDAPLEISLIPENENVLIEVVVSSRRRIEKAQDIPIAVSVVTGKQAEQTGAFNVNRIKELVPSVQLYSSNPRNTGINIRGLGSPFGLTNDGIDPGVGFYVDGVYYARPAATTLDFIDVERIEVLRGPQGTLFGKNTTSGAFNITSRKPSFTSGADFEVSYGNYAYLQAKASVTGALSKKVAGRLSLSGTQRDGIIDNTRTGKPTNTLNNQGIRGQLLFTPTENTNITLAGDITTQHNDGYAQVVAGVAPTNRVPQRQFNAIIADLNYQLPSLNAFDRKIDHDTPWRSGQDLGGGSLNVDTKIGKGTLTSTTAWRFWTWDPSNDRDFTGLQVLAKSQNPSRQTQFTQEVRYAGQITSKISGVAGVFYIDQTSKTKGTEESGNAQWRFSQDSFTPANTALWKTPGLFEGYGIKTNAQIHSTSAAVFGQLDWAVTDKLHVLPGLRYNYDKKDADYDRKTYGGLQTTDPALIALKKKVYTDQNFSSNNDDTDFSGNITVSYKASDKINAYGTFAKSYKPIGVNVAGLPTPPAGQTLGDLATVKPEDVTHYEFGVKTSPIANSILNLTYFNTDIKDFQTNVQAAELGVNRGYLANADEVRVQGVELDASFILNKHFNFYGAATYSDGKHVKFTNAPLPLEETGSAVSFKDVSGSDLPGVSKWAGSLGGEYTKDAKFFANIGKFFIALDGYARSEFSSSPSASTYLVVPGYAIFNGRLGFRASEGLSVHFWGRNLLDKDYYEQLLPAGGNAGQYAGVIGDQRTYGITLRYAL
- a CDS encoding Spy/CpxP family protein refolding chaperone; the encoded protein is MKSPIHECSKSNFKIVSKKLILAVLLVINASSFAQEQTKPEEKSGKPKREKQTPEQRSQAQLDKLTTELTLNPQQQEQIKPILAEQNAKQEALRAERMGNNPREMSAEERDAFRAKRQEDRKATNDKLKAILTPEQFKKMKDLEKANMEKMRESRGNWGNRDNGGTGDNGGNREEN
- a CDS encoding PstS family phosphate ABC transporter substrate-binding protein, with protein sequence MKAYRKTFALIIALLIANIVPNKISAQDLSGNISISGAFALYPITVKWAEEFKKAHPNVKIDIQAGGAGKGITDVLSKVTDIGLVSRELNAAENKKGAYAIAVTKDAVIPTISATSPYKAVLYKKGVKKEAFNNIFITGKYKTWNTLGFKSVAPIHVYTRSDAAGAAETWASYFGKKQEDLQGVAVFGDPGLAQAVQRDPSGLGFNNIVYIYDTKTNKPTNGIVPVPIDLNNNGKLDADENFYNDIDQLIAAIVSGKYPSPPARDLYFVTSGKPKNAAVKAFIKYILTDGQKFVTEAGYIKLSKEKLTKEIGKVK
- the pstB gene encoding phosphate ABC transporter ATP-binding protein PstB, translating into MIIQPHISIQNLNVHIGENHILKNINLDIPDKKVTSLIGPSGCGKTTLLKTMNRLLDRQNDVRVDGKVLVDGENIYDPKVEVTHIRKKMGLLSQRPFPLPMNIYDNIAYGQRIHGNNRKKELDEIVEKYLRGVNLWDEVKDRLKSPATRLSIGQQQRLCLARGLAIEPEIILGDEPTSALDPISTQAIEELFMELKDKYTIVLVTHILRQARRVSDYIGFVYMGEIIEFGPTEEVLLNPKEKLTQDYVKGFLV